In Corylus avellana chromosome ca8, CavTom2PMs-1.0, the genomic stretch attgaCTGATATTTTGAATATGTCAAAACACCAGAAAatgcttaaaagattttttgaaaaatattttacattaagATAAACATAACCTTAGTCTTGCATTACGAGATTGTTATAGCTGATGTATGACGATATATAGTTGCTTCTCAAGAAAATAAGTAGGCGTTACTGTTTTTAACAACAATTCAAAGCAAGTAAGCAACTATTctccttttaaaaatttgtgAGTGAGAATGCTACCAACAATACTGGTTGTAGCGGCCCATAGTATGTTGTTTTTGGTCTTAAACTTGACCGTGGTTTGTTGTTATTTGTGGTCCAGTATAGTCTGTAGGAGTCCAATTAACTCAATATATATTTAAGTTGAGTTCATTCATTATTGTTActccaagaaaaaaacaataagctattaaatgtttaaataagTGGAAGTCACTAATTTGACTTGTTGTATTACTGGATATACAACATGAAGCATGGACTATACAATTAATCtattaagaaaaattaaggttgaagaagataaaatagaaagttctagaattgtgaaaagaaacaaactatcaaaattagaatataCTTTCACCTCCTAAAGATATGTTTTACTTAGCTtagaagttattttttatttttcctttccttctttgATTCTAAAGAAGTTACTTCATACAAAATAGTGAGACATACAAATCTTTTCATTTATTCTCCGGGGAGGTTACTTGGCACAATGGAGTGGAATTTGAGCAATGCAAACCTATCACAAATCTAAAAAGAGATTTTAGAATATATATCTTACCACTTACTTGAACGATCTTAAGAAATACAATTTGCTTGTGTTGTAGGCAATCAAATGGTTAGATCAATGTATAAATCATTTAATAGTAGGATTGGAATGGGGCCTACTATGCGCTTGAAATGAGCCACATGGACTAAATATATGCcgagttgtttttttttttatttgaatattaaattttgactgcttattaaattctttttttttttctttcttcttgtatAATATACCTCACATTTCAAAACAATATTTCACATATGTATTGGACCTCATTCAACTTATACATGAtagagagtgttaaagtattatttatttttattttattttattaaggatattttcgtcattgggggacattctcaatttttggtagtttgattgTTTGGAGAGGAACGTTGtcgcaattgaaaatttgaaagggACATTATCAaatgggtggtagtttgagggaataTGTGAACTTTCTCTCATTTATATTAGCCATTTTTtgtcgaaaaagaaaaaaaaaatagatggctttatatatatggaaaaaaattatacatagCCTCTCAAACTAACACACAATTTGCAATGTTCCTCCAAAATTTTGCAATGCCTACCAAATACAAaaatttcctaataaaaaaaggagaacAACCCACGACAATCGTCGGTCACCATACCCATGAATTTttttggggcatttttgtctttttatatgaaaaaatgggtacattgcaaatttatatatattttcttttcttgcttttatttatttattttttgtgaccAAACAAAGTGTAATACTAATATCTGTGAGACACTTCAATAGTATAAGTTAAGAGTCCAAAACCCTATTGTTGTAAATAAACCCCATAATGTAATGGAAGTCCAAAAAACGGGCCCAAGAAGATGTTTGTTTGGATAGCAAATCCAATTCCACCGATGGCATAAAAGAAATCCAATCAAAACAGTAATTACCAAAATCCACCAAAAAACCCCTAATTTCAAACCCACCAAAATCATTGCCCCAACATCATTCGTTGCATTTTTCAGTGGCTTTTTTGCTGGCGGTTTTCAGTGTGTTAGGGGTTCTAACAATTAGAGGGAGATAGGTGGGTCGTTGTGGGTTAATGAGGCTGGAGTTGAGGAAAAtgaattacaaattttaaaagtgttaaccagaaaatatttttaaatcgaGTAATATTTTAAGTCTATATAAACACCGGAAAACGCGTAAAagattttttgtaaaaatattttacaaacgCAACCTTAGTCTAGCATTTTACGAGATTGTTATAGCCGATTGATGATGATAGTTgcttaacaagaaaataaaaagacaaatactATTCTTAACAACAATTCAAAGCAAGTAAGCAACCATTTTCACAGTTCAAGGTAATCGCCGTGATGAAACATGTGAGTGAGAACACTACCAACGTTGCTGGTTGTACCGGCCCATAATGTGAAGTTCTTGGTCCTAAACTCGACCGTGATTTGTTATTATTCGTGTTCCAATTTTGTTAATAGGAGTCCAATTAACTCAATATTTCAGTTGAGTCCATTTATTATTGCTActccaagaaaagaagaagctattaaatgtttaaataagTAAAAGTCACTAATTTGACTTGTTGTATTGCTGGATATATGGCATGAAGTATGGACTATATAATTAATCTATTAATagaaaagttttagaaaataaaaaatagaacttaAAAAGAAAGTTCTAgaattgtgaaaataaaaaataaacaattaagaTTAGAATATACTTTCACCTCATCACAAGATATGTTGTACGTAGCTcataagttatttttttatttttccttttcttctttgattctAAAGAAGTTACATCACACAAAATAGTGGGAcatgcaaatattttcttttattcttcgGAGAAGTTACTTGGCACATAAGAGGGGAATTCGGACAATGTAAATCTAATACAAATCTGaaagaaatgttagaatatatactTTACCACTTGCCTAAGCGATCCTcaaaaagacaatttatttgTGTTGTAGGCAACCGAACACCACTCAACTTTAGAATAAAGGATAGATCAAAGTAGAGTGGTCAATTATGGACTTGAAATAGGTGATATGGATTACAGTGGAAAGCTACTTGGCGATCAACGCAAgcaaattaatgtttttttttttttttaaggatcaCAGTGGAAAGTgctattcacaaaaaaaaaaaaaaaaaaaaaaaaaaaaaacttgtatacTAGGTAAGTAATATATTCTAactgaatagaaaaaaaaaagtaatatattcttactttttagcTACGTAAACATATCTTCTGGTGAGGGGAAAGGATATtctttattgctttttttttttttttttttcgcaatcctaaaattttcttttaagttcttttctcttctttttctttttttcaattttttttttaaattcttttaacttctctcttttattttgataCCCTATCAAATTACCACCAATTTGACAATGTctctctcaaatttttaattgcgaCGTCTCCCTGAAATagttaaattaccaaaaaattgacaatgtcctctatggccaacaaaaagacaaaagtgaCACTCATATTTCtttcattaaaacaaaaataatccaataaattaaaaaattaattattttttttcttaaagaaaaaaaaaacgatttttttttttttttttttaattttcacaccatgattttttttttttttttttttataaaaaaattgttttattttactaagagtattttcatcattgggggacattgtcaatttttggtagtttggcgGTTTGGGTGGGATGTTGTGgcaattaaaattttggagagagATATTGTCAAATGAGTAGAAATTTGAGGAGATAAGTGGACTTTTCCCAATTTATCGTGGGTCACCATATACCCATGAATTTAAGTTAAGAGTCCAAAACCCTATTTTTGTAAATATGATTGATAATTACCAAGTATTGGTGGAACAAATTAAGTGCTCTACCTATCAAGGGACTAGTTGGGGTTAAAGTCAGGATCAATATTTTCTAGAATTTGTAGAGTTTTCTATTAAGTAGATTTCTTTAACTTGTCAAGcatcaaaaatattgaaatacgtgcgtaagaattatttattatgTTTGAATAGAAATGTTTTTAACTCTTAACACTAATCTCTCGtgatcttcaaaattttaaacattactcTCTCACTAAATAACTCCAGACATctaaattacaacaatttactCACTGACCCTTTAGGGCAGTTCATTAGAATGTCTTTAATGTTTGGGATTTTCTGCCTCTTTTGATTATTTCTGGGTCATATATTGCCACCAAACTGATTGCAATTacttccttaattaattaagttggaAATTCTCCAAAGAGTGTGAAAGAATTCAAAGAAACATCAATATATGGGATTTATAACCTTAATTCAATAATAGAAATcccattctttttctcttggACTTGTCAGATGCTAAAATAAAATGGCTTATATATGTTGTCGTTACTTAGTTTTAATACAACAATGATtctgatttaattaatttaaacaaactATAATCACTGATGTCCCGTTAAGTGTTAACACTAGCTAGAAACATTGCAACTTATTCCTTCATCTCATTTTGATCGCTATGAATGcaagaaaattgaagaaacttTTTATAATACTATTTTTAAGCAATATTCACAATCAAGAGAACCTTCTCCTTAAACATGCTAAGAGAAACATCCTTAAGCAATTTCCACTAATATCATgcatcaacaagcaccatttgcataaacacaaaatacaatacatattgaaaaattattcaccaaattttctattttcctaaacttaaataattaaagataTAATGAAATCTCTCATCCAAGAGATGAACTTCCATGATAATTAACTAATACACTCGGAAGCCTCTGTGATGAATCCAACACATGAACTATCTTGTAAATTATGATATGCTTCCTCACCTATTGAGTGCTGATTCTTCACTTCAAGATATCGTACTCTCCATAAACAATCATCGTTGACGTGGAAATTGAATTTGCATTGAATGCATTCTAGGGCCAAGCCATCAAAAGTGTTACCACAAGCAGCACACGGAGGAGACGACTCAGTATTTGGGACAAAAGTAAATGGGTGCTCGTGAAGAAATTCGTATGTGAAAAAAGTACTTCCAAACTTAATGTATGGATATTTGCCTAAAACGCATTGGGAATGAGCAGAGAAGTCGCATTCGGCACAATAATAGAACCATTGTTTGGgatctctttctttttcgcAAATTAGACAATAGTATTCTTCACAATGAGCTTCAGCACTGTAGGTGAGCTTGAGGATATGATCGTCATCTTTGTGACTAGCTACGAGCGGAAGAGTTGCACATTCGAAACCCAAGGCAAAATCGCAATAAGTGCATACAAACATGCAGGGTTTGTCGTCAGAAGTGAAATGACAAACATGACATCTTCTTCTATTAGAATTAAtagcaagaaagagagagtgttGGTGACCTTTATGGTTCAGGGTTTCCGGAATTAAACAACATTGAAGGTCAAAGTCGAAATCACACGTTCCACATCTATAGATGAAGCCATTGCTGAGACGTTGACAAGCCTTACATGAGAACGATCCAAGTTTATAAATTGACTGTGTTGTAGAGAGGGTGAGCAAGTGTGGATGAAGTGGATATCGCTTATTGTTTGGTAGTTGAGCACATTTACTGTGGAGAAAGAAGTCGCATTGTGTACAACTATAAAACGGGATGGAGATTAATCCTGTACAACCATCACAAAGCTTATCATCCACGAGCCCTTCGTTGCTAAGAATTAAACCATGTTGATGGCTAAAATGTTGTATTTGCACAGCCCCTTCAACCTCCATAACATTTGTTTCTAAATCAACGGATTCCTCAGGCAACCACGTAAGATGTGCACCTTTTTCATATTTAAATGCACATGCCAAGTGGGTCACGTAATTGCATTCCTGACAATAATAGGCTGCATATTCAGCCTTCACCTTTTGATAGCAGAGTTTACAAAAAAGATTGCTGTGCACTTTGACTTGACGAAGAGAGTAGGTGAGAGTGAGTGAGTGATCATGACTTGTAATTCTGATGATGCGTGAAAATAGAGCACATTTGATGTGAATCAAGAGTTGACAGATGGTACAAAGGACGGCTAACTCCTTTCTTTCCTCACCACAAGCTTGGCAAGTGAATTGGATTTGGTTAAAGAAATTAGAGATGAAAGAATGTTGGCAGTCTTGAATATTAATTTGCGAGTGGGTAGTACATGTGATATGAAGGTTGAAATCACACTCACTGCAACGGTAGAAGGGGTATGCATTGCAATTTCTTAAGCAAGCATTACAAAGTTTTTTCTCTCGCTTCACAAGATCAAGGGTGTGGTTTGGGTGGAAAGGGTATTGTATTTGGGAAGGCAGCTCGAAGCAAGATTTATGGAGGAGTAAATTGCATTGGGGGGTGGAACATTTGTATCCAGGACCCAATACTGCTTTTTGGCACCCGAAGCAAACAACCTCCTCCTTGCCATCATTTTTAACTTCTTCTGTGAACTTCAAGGGATCATGCGGATTATGCGTCCGGTTGCCAAAGTGTAACATAATGGCTTTGTCAATGGTGGGTGCATTGAGGCATGGTAAGTGAAAGAACCACTCTCTGTTCATGTATTTAAAAGCGTGACCCAATATCGGTTTCCGGCACATCCTACAAACAACTTTCTCATTATTTTCCACCCATCTTGCGTACACGTCCTGATTCCAATAATAGTTATCTCTTAGAAACTCTTCCATTCCCTTCATCTCTCTCGGGATTAATGAGGATCCCATTACTCTTACCCGCCCACACAAAGGCGATGGAAGTGGTTATTTAGTAGTATTATTGGGATTTGTGATTGGAAATTGACAAGCAGGCTGctgtttgtttggtttggtgTTGTTGCGGACTGTGGAGGGAATTCAATTGctcaatatttttacttatCTAACCTTTGGCGTTCACTTGCCTACATAGCAAGcaaatttctgttttttttttagaatcgCCGTGAAAAATGGTAAAGGTATATATTCCTTCAAACTCTTTGAGAATTGTGGTAGAGGgagcaaaaaagcaaaaagaaacaaCTTGTACGGTAATATATTCTTAGTTCTCACCTAGTACAACAAACATATCTTGTGAAGATGGGAAAGgatattctaatttttattgctttttttttttttacaattctaaatttttctttaaagttctttctttttttttttttttccttcaacttccttttttttttttttttcaatcaaggAAAACTAATGATATTCTGCATGTTGGGTTCCCACCAAAATTCTTATTTCTCAAAgctgcataaaaaaaaaaatcaaacccaccccaaaaaaaaaaaatcatcctgGTATGGAAATGAGATTGAAATTAATGCACTGGAAGTCCCAAAAAAAGGCCGAAGATCTTTGGATAGCAAATCCAATTCCACTTAtggaataaaagaaataaaatcaaaacactttccattatacacaaaagaaaaaaaaaaaaaaaaaaccccaaactTCAAACGCACCAAAATCATTGCCCCAACATCATGCAATATTGCCTTTTTCAGTGTCATTTTTGTTGGGGGTTCAAACAATTGGACGTTGATAGGAGGGTCGGAGTGGGTCACGGAGGCTGGCGTTGAGGAAAAcgaattacaatttttaaaagcGTAAgccatttttctaaatttttgtttttgttgaccaaaaaatatttttagattgtgtaatattttgagtttttctaaACACCAGAAAACGCTTAAAAGATTTTcgaaaaaatgttttacatcAAGATAAATGCAACCTCAGTCTTGCATTTTACGAGATTGTTATAGCGGATGTATGAGGATAGTTGCTTCACAAGAAAATGAATAGACAATAATGTTcttaacaacaattttttttttttttttttaagatgttcgcacaagagggggagggggaattcgaactaatgacctccgcttcattaagcgtagtctctagccgattgagctacctcttgggaacgTGTTCTTAATAACAATTTAAATCAAGTAATTAAGCAACCCTTTACATTGTTGAGAACACTATTAACAGTGCTGGTTGTAATGGCCAATAGTGTGATGTTTTCGGTCCTAAACTCGACTATGGTTTGTTGTCATTCATGGTCCAATGTAGTCGGTAGGAGTTCAATTAACTCAGTATTTCAGTTGAGTCCATTTATTATTGCTTCTcctagagaagaagaagaaactattAAATGTTTGAATAAGAGAAAGTAACTAATTTGACTTATGTATTGTTGGATATACAATATGAAGCATGGACTATATAATTAATCTATTAataaaaagttgaagaaaaaaaaagagagaaagttctagaattgtgaaaagaaataaacaatcaaaattGGGATATACTTTTACCTTATCACAAGATATGTTTTACGTAGTTTAGaagttattttttctttttccttttcttctgaCTCTAAAGAAGTTCACACAAAATTGTGAGCCATGcaaatcttttcctttattcTCTTGGAAAGTTACTTGGCACAAAATAGTAgaattttgaaaatgcaaatctatcacaaatttaaAAGAGATGTCAAAAGATATACCTGACAATTTACCTTAGCTATCCTCAAAAAGACAATTTGCTTGTGTGGTAGACAAATGAATGCCACTCAACTTTAGAATAAGGACTTGGTCTTTATTCCAAGGGTTAGATGAAAGTAAAAATCATTCAATAGTAGGATTGGAATGGGGCATACTATTGGCTTGAAATGGGTCATATATATGGGCTAAACATATGCCTGTTTggacttctttctttttttttttttcattcggtttcttcattttttttggtttttgcttctttcttttcttcatttttttaaaaaaaaatttttaaattttttattttttaaacttaatcTAAATAAAAGAAGACTTTTCGTACACCAGACCATTGACTACACACACGCCTATTCAAGTTTTGTCACACAAACCACAAAACTTATTCCTTTGTTCTTCGTACTTTTTTCTGAACCATGCTTGGTGCGGTGTTGTGCGAGGCTTTCTGCTGGGATGCAAACTCTGCTGGAAATGAGCCATTGACGTCCGGAGGAGAAGGCGTCGGCACTGGGCGAAGGACAATTATTTTTGTGCTGtgaaaaaggaaattgaaagaaaagacTGCATAGTAGCATAATTGAACACTGTCGTTAGTCTAAAGGCTCTGATACCGTATATAATCTCACaataatctaaaaaaataaaaggaaaaaaaatcgaATACACATAGAATTAAGGTTCAGCGTATAGCCTTTTTGGCTACGAATGATTTGAATCCAATATCTTCCTAATCAAATTCCTTAATTTTGGATGATTTAATCTCATCATATCATTTTCAAACCCTTAAATTTAAGGCAATctaatctttattaaaaaaacatgttggGGTCACAAACCCAACAACAGGCCCATACCACATAGTATGATGTTTTCCCTTTGAAGAGTGACCCAAGCCCAAGGTGAAGGGAAAAGGAAGAAGACGTGGTTGTTACTAGTGCGTCAATAATGGGCTTGGGTCGCTTGGCCCAAGGTCAATCAACTGACCTTAGCTGTACTATCATCTGAATTGGGCAGTGTGTGTTTTACATGTCTTTGCTGCCAAAGTGTAGAAGACTGCTTCATACCACTTATGAACTAGGAAACTGAGACCCATGTAGTGCCATCGAAGTAAATTGACGCTGTCCCAGATATATATGTACATGTGATCACTGGAggtgtgttttttgtttttagtttattgGGCATTACAAGATGTCATTGAAAGATTTCATAATGCGGAAATAATAAAGTAGAATAATAAGACGATTTATGATCTACATCCACAAGATTAAGCCCTAAGATTGTATTTAactcttaattatttctctAAGTAATTTACAAATAACATGCTCTTATTTATAGGATAATCATGTTGAATATAAATAGACTTTTACTATAGCTAGGTTAGTTTGGTAATAATCTTTAACTATTTACCAGTAACTACAGTGATAGTCCTCAATTGTAAGTCAATAATAGTCTTATACTAtgactattattcttgaactcCATGATATATTCTACCttcctcctcaaactcaaggtgtaaacTTGTGAAAACTTGAGTTTATTCTTTAGTTGGCAATGGAGGCCAAGATGGTGATCAGAAACTCGTTGGAGTGGCGGCCGAGGTAGTTGAGTGGAGTTGATGGTACCGAAATTGAAACATCGGCTGTTCTTGAATTTGAATTTCGACAACTTTTGGCTTCTATTAGAGAAGAAAGAGCTAAACTATGGGCTAAGAGAAAAAGGAGATGGGCAACTATGACATCTTTTAAAGAAGGGAGAGCCAACTATGtgctaagaaaaagaaaaatgggcaaCAATGGCCTCTTTTAGAGAAGAAagagccaactatgggctaaGGGAGAAAGGAGATGGGCAACCCCGtgacaaatggtatcagagcctaccacaCAATAAATGGGGCCCACACTACTTGTCCCGTGACAAAGACCAGAAAAAATACTGACCTGCACATGAGGGAGGGTGTTAAGGAATAATCTCATATTGCTTGTAGACAAGATCTTGTGCATGTTTATGAGAAGTGGACAACCCTCTATTATTGAACTGATTTTATGAGATGTGTTAGGCCTACGAATTTCTTCGGTCATACCATGGCTTTTTGATACAAGTAATATGATTTCATTAGTATTAATTACGTTGATAAAATGCCATTGACATTTCTACCATTAAAAATTGAACAGAGAAATTGACCGACAGTCCTATTGGTACTCAAATTCTTAATTGTTAAAATTGAAACTTAAGTTCTTATTTATCTCCGGGTCAAAACTAAAACGGTATGGAGTAAtttctcatttaaaaataaataaataaaagaaaaagaagagcttGGGGTTTGCCAACCAGCACGTCATCATCATAAAATTTTTAGTGGGTGGCTTATGGTCATCCCTGGAGCACCTTGGGTAGGAACTCCGATGTGCTCTAGTGGCTTCTCTGGTGCACCAATCATGACAAGCTTTCTATGTGACTTCAACAGGCCAATTAGAGGCAGGAGAGGATGTTTTGCCGAGACCGTATCAATGATACCATCCAATGTGCTAAGGGCAGCATACATATATACGTACAGTTGATAAAGTCAGAAACTTAcatataatatacataattggTAACtctaatatataaattaaatgattaaattcattaatcaatttttcaGTACCTAGCTGCATCTGATCTTGGTCAGTGCTGACCAAAAACGAGTGGGCACCAAGATGTTCCAAAacttccttctccttcttcggCGATGTACTGATCATCATCACCTTAACCCCCATAGCTCTAGCAAACTTCACAGCCACATGGACTAGCCCACCAAGGCCAACCACGCCCACTTGCATGCCGGGTTTGTCAAGTCCATAATATCTCAGGGGGTTGTACACGTACAGTAATCCCAGCACAAAGGAGGGGAGCATCAGCATCAAGCGGTAGGTTGTCTGGAATACAGACCACAAGGTGCTTGTCCGCAACCATGATGTCGGAGTAGCCACCGTATGTGGTGGTTCCATCGTGGTACTTGTCGCCATAGGTGACGATTATTTTTGGGCAGTAATTTTCAAGGTTGTTGCAATAGTCATCGCAAGAGCAACATGCTCCAACCGCATAGCCTACGCCAACATTGTCTCCAACTTTGAATtttctaaaccctaaacaaccATACTTAAGCAATAGAAACGTATGCAATAAAACAattatgcaatatatatatatatatatttgcctcATGTAACATTACGCAATTGTTTAAAACTtgataattattttcttaaaaactaaTTAACTCTTATTtcgatttttagaaaataatatctacttagACTAGAAAAATGCCTAGAAAACACAAGGAAACATTTTGAAAGCAAGTATATATGAAGAAACAATTGAAAGAGcaacaaaaaacgaaaatgtataatgattaatgattgtGTGGGTAATGTCTATGCCACACGG encodes the following:
- the LOC132189523 gene encoding uncharacterized protein LOC132189523; translation: MGSSLIPREMKGMEEFLRDNYYWNQDVYARWVENNEKVVCRMCRKPILGHAFKYMNREWFFHLPCLNAPTIDKAIMLHFGNRTHNPHDPLKFTEEVKNDGKEEVVCFGCQKAVLGPGYKCSTPQCNLLLHKSCFELPSQIQYPFHPNHTLDLVKREKKLCNACLRNCNAYPFYRCSECDFNLHITCTTHSQINIQDCQHSFISNFFNQIQFTCQACGEERKELAVLCTICQLLIHIKCALFSRIIRITSHDHSLTLTYSLRQVKVHSNLFCKLCYQKVKAEYAAYYCQECNYVTHLACAFKYEKGAHLTWLPEESVDLETNVMEVEGAVQIQHFSHQHGLILSNEGLVDDKLCDGCTGLISIPFYSCTQCDFFLHSKCAQLPNNKRYPLHPHLLTLSTTQSIYKLGSFSCKACQRLSNGFIYRCGTCDFDFDLQCCLIPETLNHKGHQHSLFLAINSNRRRCHVCHFTSDDKPCMFVCTYCDFALGFECATLPLVASHKDDDHILKLTYSAEAHCEEYYCLICEKERDPKQWFYYCAECDFSAHSQCVLGKYPYIKFGSTFFTYEFLHEHPFTFVPNTESSPPCAACGNTFDGLALECIQCKFNFHVNDDCLWRVRYLEVKNQHSIGEEAYHNLQDSSCVGFITEASECIS